Proteins encoded by one window of Pelecanus crispus isolate bPelCri1 chromosome 8, bPelCri1.pri, whole genome shotgun sequence:
- the FCHSD1 gene encoding F-BAR and double SH3 domains protein 1 produces the protein MQPPPRKVKLTQEVRVHLLEQLSGLQGKQQRDAELLEDIRSYSKQRAAIDREYGQALQRLASQFMKRDWQRGRSEAGDSRSAVAVWKGVIEGTVHAGQVRVTASESYRTLATEAARTARLSKEQMLKKGIERLQKAQAELLETVKELDKAKKQFTHLQRSSEVAKDKAADVEARLRKSDRRIFHTKASLQKLSAKFSARLAEHSRQLAGVQNEYGFALVSATAHLEHYWRVELPAAMQALDGDLYERLREHLSVASRTEVETCQATQDWFQGVAEASAWVCQEQDLLLFLQDHPAFALAPEQRFQLTGVEEVCLLPPGDDGASLEKEARRWATRVARDRKNKVHSEEVLQRLEARRQQVPEAEVATVERRMEEARENIRKAEVSQVKAEARLALLRAAGLDVDAWLAGAIVGAGKEVPAQLDLAEFDDYEDSDELDEDNRPGPTARTYPYTCRVIFGYQGCQADELSITQGEELEVIEDGDAEEWVKARNKAGQVGYVPEKYLLSLGGEPGAGAGLPGPSALHRQLSSIMAAELVLEPGAWLVRALYDYEGQSPEELSFPEGAIIRVLPRAPGEVDDGFWTGDFDGRVGVFPSLVVEELTGGQGAAGQELPSPSPPPFSPPGLMPTTSLAPSPSPETQLGGCRQDGTGSGQSSPDLAATRLRPLRAPPPPPGRAPEANPELHFS, from the exons GCGCTGCAGAGGCTGGCAAGCCAGTTCATGAAGAGAGACTGGCAGCGGGGCCGCAGTGAGGCCGGTGACTCAAG GAGTGCAGTCGCTGTCTGGAAGGGCGTCATTGAGGGGACTGTGCATGCTGGGCAGGTCCGTGTCACCGCCTCGGAGAGCTACCGCACCCTTGCCACAGAGGCCGCCCGGACTGCCCGCCTCTCCAAGGAGCAGATGCTCAAGAAG GGCATCGAGCGGCTGCAgaaggcacaggcagagctgctggagacGGTGAAGGAGCTGGACAAGGCAAAGAAGCAGTTTACCCACCTCCAGCGGAGCAGCGAGGTGGCCAAGGACAAGGCAGCCGATGTGGAGGCTCG GCTGCGGAAGAGTGACCGGAGGATATTTCACACCAAGGCCAGCCTGCAAAAACTCAGTGCCAAG TTCTCAGCACGGTTGGCCGAGCACTCGAGGCAGCTTGCAGGGGTGCAGAACGAGTATGGCTTCGCCCTGGTGTCTGCCACAGCCCACCTGGAGCATTACTGGCGGGTagagctgcctgctgccatGCAG GCGCTGGATGGTGACCTCTATGAGCGGCTGCGGGAGCACTTGTCAGTGGCCAGCCGAACGGAGGTAGAGACCTGCCAGGCCACGCAGGACTGGTTCCAGGGCGTTGCAGAGGCGTCCGCGTGG gtgTGCCAAGAGCAggacctcctcctcttcctgcaggACCACCCTGCCTTTGCCCTGGCCCCTGAGCAGCGCTTCCAGCTCACTGGGGTGGAGGAG GTGTGCCTGCTGCCACCAGGGGATGATGGggccagcctggagaaggaggcACGACGCTGGGCCACGCGGGTGGCTCGGGACCGCAAAAACAAGGTGCACAGTGAGGAG GTGCTGCAGCGGCTGGAGGCCAGGCGGCAGCAGGTCCCAGAGGCAGAGGTGGCCACCGTGGAGCGGCGAATGGAGGAAGCAAGGGAAAACATCCGGAAGGCAGAG GTCAGCCAGGTGAAGGCAGAGGCACGGCTGGCGCTGCTgcgggcagcagggctggacgTGGATGCTTGGCTGGCAGGGGCCATAGTGGGGGCAGGCAAGGAGGTGCCGGCGCAGCTGGACCTGGCTGAGTTTGACGACTACGAGGACAGCGATGAGCTGGATGAGGACAACAGGCCTGGCCCCACTGCCCGCACCTACCCCTACACCTGCCGGGTGATCTTTGGGTACCAG GGCTGCCAGGCAGATGAGCTGTCCATCACCCAGGGCGAGGAGCTGGAGGTCATCGAGGACGGTGATGCAGAGGAGTGGGTTAAG GCTCGGAACAAGGCAGGCCAGGTCGGTTACGTCCCTGAAAAGTACCTGCTGTCGCTGGGTGGCGagccgggggctggggctggcctcCCAGGACCCTCTGCCCTGCACCGCCAGCTCTCCAGCATCATGGCCGCGGAGCTGGTGCTGGAACCCGGAG CCTGGCTGGTGCGAGCCCTATATGATTATGAggggcagagccctgaggaGCTGAGCTTCCCCGAGGGGGCCATCATCCGGGTgctgccccgcgcccccggcgAGGTGGATGATGGCTTCTGGACAGGCGACTTTGACGGCCGCGTTGGTGTCTTCCCCTCCCTGGTGGTGGAAGAGCTCACTGGGGGCCAGGGGGCAGCTGGGCAG GAGCTGCCATCACCATCCCCACCACCCTTCTCCCCTCCTGGCCTCATGCCCACGACCAgcctggcccccagcccctctcccgaAACACAGCTGGGAG GTTGCAGGCAGGATGGCACGGGCAGCGGGCAGAGCTCTCCGGACCTGGCAGCCACCCGCCTCCGGCCG ctCCGTGCACCCCCTCCGCCACCTGGCAGAGCCCCCGAGGCCAACCCTGAGCTGCACTTCAGCTGA
- the RELL2 gene encoding RELT-like protein 2: MSDQNSTDDGESDPQHSLYMVFLLVLVFFIMGLVGFLICHVLKKKGYRCRTFRDELDPDNKDVLAELQANEEEELNEDTVEKIVRCIIQNEANAEALKEMLGDNEGDIPVPVPSLCPHRNSQDGGPPHHHTVHLGSTQAPCIHCSKRKRHPLHRQGRSKDGKGRMHPGETTVFSVGRFRVTHIGKKSTFHEQQDGPLPDGSLEPSMEELEHSSDRLQRERARNGTVPVGGLQNGAIQKGAQSSKGGEQSKSTTPAPNTPDAGTAPGSVSRQRKLLSHRVLGGSTPSMLGELVQEGASICLEETGLGSADEVSDIHGSLSLHEQADELGRDDSSRKQPGVDDMGQQEPSTMVQDRGSTV; encoded by the exons ATGTCAGACCAGAACAGCACCGATGATGGGGAGTCAgacccccagcacagcctgtATATGGTCTTCCTCCTTGTCCTCGTCTTCTTCATCATGGGGCTGGTGGGTTTCCTGATCTGCCACGTCCTGAAGAAGAAGGGTTACCGGTGCCGAACTTTCCGGGATGAGCTCGACCCAGATAACAAAGATGTGCTAGCGGAACTCCAGGCCA atgaagaggaggagctgAACGAGGACACTGTGGAGAAGATTGTGAGATGCATCATCCAAAACGAAG caAATGCAGAGGCCCTCAAGGAGATGCTGGGGGACAATGAAGGGGACATTCCAGTGCCAGTGCCCAG CCTTTGTCCTCACCGTAACAGCCAGGATGGTGGCCCACCACATCACCACACAGTGCATCTGGGCTCCACACAGGCCCCCTGCATCCACTGCAGCAAGAGGAAGAGGCACCCACTGCATCGGCAAGGACGGTCGAAGGATGGCAAAGGCAGGATGCATCCTGGAGAGACCACTGTCTTCTCAGTGGGCAG GTTTCGTGTCACACACATCGGGAAGAAATCCACTTTCCACGAGCAGCAGGATGGTCCCCTGCCTGATGGCAGCCTGGAGCCAAGCATGGAGGAGCTGGAACACAGCAGTGACCGGCTCCAGCGGGAGCGGGCTCGCAATGGGACTGTCCCCGTGGGTGGCCTGCAGAACGGAGCCATCCAGAAGGGTGCCCAGAGCAGCaagggtggggagcagagcaagTCCACCACCCCAGCCCCGAACACACCA GATGCTGGCACTGCTCCTGGGAGTGTGAGCCGCCAGAGGAAGCTCCTGAGCCATCGGGTGCTGGGAGGGTCAACTCCCAGCAtgctgggagagctggtgcAGGAAGGAGCCAGCATCTGCCTGGAGGAGACCGGACTGGGGTCGGCAGATGAAGTGTCGGACATTCATGGGAGCCTGAGTCTGCATGAACAGGCTGATGAATTGGGAAGAGatgacagcagcagaaaacagccCGGAGTGGATGACATGGGGCAGCAG GAGCCCAGCACCATGGTGCAGGACCGAGGATCAACCGTGTGA